A portion of the Salminus brasiliensis chromosome 11, fSalBra1.hap2, whole genome shotgun sequence genome contains these proteins:
- the LOC140565229 gene encoding olfactory receptor 52K1-like, which translates to MLNVFVQNISFTQFKLNGFYVLGEWRPMLFIPYFLMFLLSIIVNSVLLYVIVANRALHSPMFVLTGLMAVVDLTGPVLFVPHMLLSFLFDWNEISLLGCLIQMFCIHYSETFQSTLLLSMALDRYFAICRPLFYHKHMEISNFLKYMIVPLIRNAILVISMTGLAARLSYCATNVIDHCFCEHMALVNLACEDISINNLVGLLTAYLVPAVDLVFITISYLIIFISVLKSGKTHFKALNTCITHIIVIICTITFALMAFMSYRIRNGFSPSSRVFLSTMYILFPSCCNPVIYGLRTKEIRHHILKLIQHIKIIPW; encoded by the coding sequence ATGTTGAATGTTTTTGTGCAGAACATTTCTTTCACCCAGTTTAAATTAAATGGCTTTTATGTTTTGGGAGAATGGAGACCTATGCTGTTCATTCCCTATTTCCTGATGTTTTTGTTGTCTATCATAGTGAATTCTGTGCTGTTGTATGTAATAGTAGCTAACAGGGCGCTGCATTCTCCTATGTTTGTACTGACTGGTCTAATGGCAGTTGTAGACTTGACTGGACCAGTTCTTTTTGTACCTCATATGTTACTTAGCTTTTTATTTGACTGGAATGAGATTTCTCTTCTGGGTTGTTTAATACAAATGTTTTGCATCCATTATTCTGAAACATTTCAATCTACGTTATTGTTGAGTATGGCACTGGATCGTTACTTTGCTATATGCCGGCCGTTGTTTTATCATAAGCACATGGAAATCTCCAACTTTTTAAAGTATATGATAGTGCCGTTAATAAGAAATGCTATCTTAGTTATCTCAATGACCGGCCTGGCTGCAAGACTTTCTTACTGTGCAACAAATGTGATAGATCATTGTTTTTGTGAGCATATGGCATTGGTTAACTTGGCATGTGAAGACATTTCTATTAACAACTTGGTAGGACTTTTGACTGCTTACCTAGTACCAGCTGTAGATTTAGTTTTCATCACAATTTCTTACTTAATAATATTCATCTCTGTTCTAAAATCAGGCAAGACCCATTTTAAGGCTTTAAATACTTGTATTACTCATATCATTGTTATCATATGTACTATAACATTTGCCTTGATGGCCTTCATGTCCTATAGAATAAGAAATGGTTTCTCTCCAAGCAGCCGTGTCTTTCTGAGTACAATGTATATACTGTTTCCAAGTTGCTGCAACCCAGTCATTTATGGATTGAGAACAAAAGAAATACGACACCATATTCTTAAATTAATTCAACATATAAAGATCATTCCCTGGTAA
- the LOC140565252 gene encoding olfactory receptor 52K1-like: MISLNNMQGASVQNSSFIAFNLNGFHDLGEWRPFLFIPYLLMFLLSTTSNSVLIFLIVSQVALHTPMCILIGLMSLVDLCLPIFFVPNMLLSFLFNWNEISLVGCLIQMFCIHCVGTFQSTLLVWMALDRFFAICKPLYYHKYMQMPNFLKFTIFPVIRNILLITTMVSRAGKLSFCKTSDIDHCFCEHMALVQLACGDISINNILGLLAAFLIITADCLFSTISYLIVIASVLKSGKFHFKAINTCVTHIIVMTVAITSALIAFMSYRVRNNFSPNSRVFLSTMYLLFPSCFNPIIYGIRTKEIREQFLKFIK, translated from the coding sequence ATGATATCACTGAACAACATGCAAGGTGCTTCTGTGCAAAATTCTTCATTTATAGCTTTTAATCTGAATGGTTTCCATGATTTGGGAGAATGGAGACCTTTTTTATTCATTCCGTATCTTCTTATGTTTTTATTATCTACCACCTCAAATTCTGTTCTCATATTCTTAATTGTATCTCAGGTGGCTCTGCATACTCCTATGTGTATACTAATCGGCCTAATGTCTTTGGTGGACCTGTGTTTGCCAATATTCTTTGTACCAAATATGCTACTCAGCTTCTTATTCAACTGGAATGAGATTTCTCTTGTTGGCTGTTTAATACAGATGTTCTGTATTCATTGTGTAGGAACATTTCAGTCTACTTTACTGGTGTGGATGGCTCTGGATCGGTTCTTTGCTATTTGCAAACCTCTTTATTATCACAAATATATGCAGATGCCCAACTTTTTAAAGTTCACAATTTTTCCGGTTATCAGGAATATACTGTTAATTACCACAATGGTCTCTAGAGCTGGGAAATTATCTTTTTGTAAGACTAGTGACATTGatcattgtttttgtgaacACATGGCATTGGTTCAGCTGGCATGTGGGGACATTTCCATTAACAACATTTTAGGACTTTTGGCTGCTTTTCTTATAATAACGGCAGATTGCCTTTTTAGCACAATATCATATTTAATAGTAATAGCTTCTGTCCTGAAATCAGGGAAGTTTCACTTCAAGGCTATTAACACCTGTGTTACTCATATAATTGTCATGACCGTTGCGATAACATCTGCCTTAATTGCTTTTATGTCATACAGGGTAAGAAACAACTTTTCTCCTAACAGTCGTGTTTTTCTGAGTACAATGTACTTACTTTTTCCAAGCTGTTTCAACCCAATTATTTATGGAAtaagaacaaaagaaataagAGAACAATTTCTGAAATTTATTAAGTAA
- the LOC140565230 gene encoding olfactory receptor 52K1-like yields MQGVFMQNISFTQFKLNGFYVLGELRPMLFIPYFLMFVMSIIANSVLLYVIMANKALHSPMFVLIGLMAVVDLSAPVLFVPHMLLNFLFDWKGISLLGCLIQMFCIHYSESCQSTLLLCMSLDRYFAICRPLFYHKHMEIANVLKLILVPLLRNAILITTIVCLAGRLSYCATNVIDHCFCEHMALVHLACGDTSINSLVGLLTAFLILIVDFFFIAVSYIIIFISVLKSGTTHLKALNTCITHIIVITFTITFALIAFLSYRIRNNFSPSSRVFLSTMYVLFPSCCNPVIYGLRTKEIRHHFLKLIKNKNIRPL; encoded by the coding sequence ATGCAGGGTGTTTttatgcagaacatttctttcACCCAGTTTAAACTGAATGGCTTTTATGTTTTGGGAGAATTGAGACCTATGCTATTCATTCCCTATTTCCTTATGTTTGTGATGTCCATTATAGCAAATTCTGTGCTGTTGTATGTAATAATGGCTAACAAGGCTCTACATTCTCCTATGTTTGTATTGATTGGACTTATGGCAGTTGTAGACTTAAGTGCACCAGTGCTTTTTGTACCTCATATGTTGCTTAACTTTTTATTTGACTGGAAGGGGATTTCTCTCCTGGGTTGTTTAATACAAATGTTTTGCATCCATTATTCTGAATCATGTCAGTCAACACTTCTGTTGTGCATGTCTCTGGATCGTTACTTTGCAATATGTCGACCATTGTTTTATCACAAGCACATGGAAATTGCCAATGTTTTAAAGTTAATTTTAGTTCCGTTACTCAGGAATGCAATCTTAATCACCACAATAGTCTGTCTAGCTGGAAGACTGTCTTACTGTGCAACAAATGTGATCGATCATTGTTTTTGTGAGCATATGGCATTAGTTCACTTGGCATGTGGAGACACCTCTATTAACAGCTTGGTaggacttttgactgctttcctAATACTgattgtagatttttttttcattgctgtgtcctatataataatatttatctcTGTTCTAAAATCTGGTACGACCCATTTGAAGGCTTTGAATACTTGTATTACTCATATAATCGTCATTACATTTACTATAACCTTTGCTCTAATTGCCTTTTTGTCTTATAGAATAAGAAATAATTTCTCTCCCAGCAGTCGTGTCTTTCTGAGTACAATGTATGTACTGTTTCCTAGTTGCTGCAACCCAGTCATTTATGGTCTGAGAACAAAAGAAATAAGACACCATTTTctgaaattaataaaaaataaaaatatcagaCCCTTGTAA